A single Cannabis sativa cultivar Pink pepper isolate KNU-18-1 chromosome 7, ASM2916894v1, whole genome shotgun sequence DNA region contains:
- the LOC115697169 gene encoding protein NRT1/ PTR FAMILY 8.1-like, with translation MHIYKHSLIQYTCSKFQQNTCNIYQFIFELRFIHIYIYIVLLFSRNYIYMAEDQDMYTKDGTTDFKNRPALKKQTGTWKACPFILGNECCERLAYYGMSTNLVNYLTSRLNQTNVAAVNNVTNWSGTCYVTPLIGAFLADAYLGRYWTIASFSIIYVFGMILLTLSASVQGLKPSCDDQNVCHAKGSQATFFFVGLYLIALGTGGIKPCVSSYGADQFDDSDEAEKEKKSSFFNWFYMSINIGALVASSVLVWIQTNVGWSWGFGIPAAAMAIAVMSFFLGTKLYRNQRPIGSPLTKICQVIVASFRKVRVEVPKDKSLLYETVDDEYAVKGSRKLDHTNQMSFFDKAAVETASDVKKESAMNTWRLCTVTQVEELKSILRLLPIWATSIIFYAAYSQMGTLVVLQGNTMDLHVTNSFQISSASLSLFDTISVIFWVPVYDCLIVPFARKFTGHNNGFTQLQRMAIGFVISTFSMFVAGTLEFVRLREVKKHNYYELKHIPMSIFWQVPQYFILGCAEVFTIIGQLEFFYEQAPDTMRSLCSALALTTNALGSYLSTFLVTVVTDLSTRNGKLGWIPDNLNYGHVDYFFWFLALLSVLNFLVFLLVAKWYTYKKPL, from the exons atgcatatatataaacactctcTGATACAATATACATGTTCAAAATTTCAACAAAATACTTGCAATATCTATCAATTTATATTTGAGTTGAggttcatacatatatatatatatatagtcttaCTATTTAgtagaaattatatatatatggctgAGGATCAAGATATGTATACAAAGGATGGAACTACTGATTTTAAAAACAGGCCTGCTCTCAAGAAACAAACTGGAACCTGGAAAGCTTGTCCATTCATtcttg ggAATGAATGCTGTGAGAGATTAGCTTATTATGGGATGAGTACAAATCTAGTGAATTATCTAACATCTCGATTAAATCAGACAAATGTGGCTGCAGTTAATAATGTGACAAACTGGTCAGGCACATGTTATGTTACACCCTTGATTGGGGCATTTTTAGCTGATGCCTACCTTGGAAGATATTGGACCATTGCATCTTTCTCAATCATTTATGTGTTT GGAATGATATTATTGACATTATCAGCTTCTGTTCAAGGACTAAAACCATCATGTGATGACCAAAATGTATGCCATGCCAAGGGATCACAAGCCACATTTTTCTTTGTAGGACTTTACCTTATAGCTCTAGGAACAGGTGGAATAAAGCCCTGTGTTTCATCTTATGGGGCCGACCAATTCGACGATTCTGATGAGGCTGAAAAGGAGAAGAAAAGCTCTTTCTTTAACTGGTTTTACATGTCAATTAATATTGGTGCTCTTGTTGCTTCTTCAGTGCTTGTTTGGATACAAACAAATGTGGGATGGAGCTGGGGATTCGGTATTCCAGCCGCAGCCATGGCTATTGCGGTCATGAGCTTCTTTTTAGGTACAAAACTGTATAGAAATCAGAGGCCTATTGGGAGTCCATTAACAAAGATATGCCAAGTGATTGTGGCTTCATTTAGAAAGGTGAGAGTTGAAGTGCCTAAGGATAAGTCTCTTTTGTATGAGACTGTGGATGATGAATATGCTGTTAAAGGTAGCCGAAAACTTGATCATACAAACCAAATGAg tttttttGACAAGGCAGCAGTGGAGACTGCATCAGATGTGAAAAAGGAGTCAGCAATGAACACATGGAGATTATGCACTGTAACACAAGTTGAGGAGCTCAAGTCCATACTAAGGTTGCTCCCCATATGGGCAACAAGTATAATTTTCTATGCTGCCTATAGCCAAATGGGAACCTTAGTTGTTCTACAAGGAAACACCATGGACCTTCATGTGACCAACTCCTTCCAAATTTCATCagcctctctctccctctttgaCACCATAAGTGTCATCTTTTGGGTCCCAGTTTACGACTGTTTAATCGTGCCATTCGCCAGAAAATTCACCGGTCACAACAATGGCTTCACTCAGCTACAACGAATGGCAATTGGCTTTGTGATCTCCACATTTTCCATGTTTGTTGCAG GGACACTAGAGTTTGTGAGACTAAGGGAGGTGAAAAAACACAATTACTATGAGCTAAAACACATTCCCATGTCAATTTTTTGGCAAGTTCCTCAGTATTTCATTTTAGGTTGTGCTGAGGTTTTTACCATCATTGGGCAGCTGGAGTTCTTCTATGAGCAAGCTCCAGACACTATGAGGAGTCTTTGTTCAGCTCTTGCACTCACAACCAATGCCTTGGGAAGCTATTTGAGTACTTTTCTAGTCACTGTAGTAACTGACTTAAGTACTAGAAATGGGAAGCTTGGATGGATACCAGACAACTTGAACTATGGTCATGTTGATTATTTCTTCTGGTTTTTGGCTCTGTTGAGTGTGCTTAATTTTCTTGTGTTTCTTTTGGTGGCCAAGTGGTATACTTACAAAAAGCCACTATAA